Proteins found in one Hyla sarda isolate aHylSar1 chromosome 7, aHylSar1.hap1, whole genome shotgun sequence genomic segment:
- the LOC130283109 gene encoding uncharacterized protein LOC130283109 — MADVRTNQIRHAHCPYKGAAAMFLSLTLWAVKQGSVEELRTFMTALNTNNQNIKLTYKAGRNHMDFLDMTFNVDSRGYVHSDLFRKPTSTNSLLHARSSHPQNLIKGIPIRQFLHLKRICSKKEIFERWATELWNRFSERGYKDNWIRSAYIRAKHTNRRHLLQPRNKPKKDDQKPEWGCHLCGKCVASANICADSSYSNFDGSIALQI, encoded by the exons atggcagacgttcggaccaatcagattcgccacgcccactgcccatataagggagcggcggccatgtttctctctcttaccttgtgggctgtcaagcaa GGATCTGTGGAGGAGCTACGGACATTCATGACCGCTTTGAACACCAACAACCAAAACATCAAACTCACCTATAAAGCTGGAAGAAATCATATGGATTTCCTGGACATGACATTTAATGTAGATTCACGAGGGTATGTACATTCTGACCTTTTTCGCAAACCTACATCCACCAATTCGCTATTACATGCTCGTTCATCGCACCCCCAAAATCTGATTAAGGGCATTCCCATTAGACAGTTTCTACATTTAAAGCGTATCTGctctaaaaaggagatttttgaaaGATGGGCTACTGAACTCTGGAACAGGTTCTCTGAACGAGGATACAAAGACAATTGGATTCGAAGTGCATATATAAGAGCTAAGCACACAAACAGAAGACATCTACTGCAACCTAGGAACAAGCCCAAGAAAGATGATCAG AAACCAGAGTGGGGTTGCCACCTATGTGGCAAATGTGTAGCATCTGCCAATATATGTGCAGATTCAAGTTACTCTAATTTTGATGGCTCCATTGCACTTCAGATTTGA